One window from the genome of Candidatus Manganitrophaceae bacterium encodes:
- the pssA gene encoding CDP-diacylglycerol--serine O-phosphatidyltransferase: MNPRKKPEIKELKRKGIYIVPNLFTSGNLFCGVFAIISVFNAEYGMAAIAILAASIFDSLDGKMARWTKTTSRFGVEYDSLADLVSFGVAPGLLIYSWALSGYGRLGWVAVFLYIVCGALRLARFNVQVSGPEAKDFVGLPIPAAASLIATSVMLDSYILHFGKEIRPALILSLTYILAFLMVSSIRYRSFKKLNLRDRKPFSLLVSLVLVSLVLVTAPQVMLFSIIALYVLSGIAERPVVALYRRFSKKSAETGAPPEEIEDIEDKEIILKH, encoded by the coding sequence ATGAATCCGAGAAAAAAGCCGGAGATAAAAGAGTTGAAACGAAAGGGAATTTACATCGTTCCCAACCTTTTCACCAGCGGAAATCTCTTCTGCGGCGTCTTCGCGATCATCTCCGTTTTCAACGCGGAATATGGCATGGCCGCCATTGCGATTCTGGCCGCCTCGATCTTTGACTCGCTCGACGGTAAAATGGCCCGCTGGACCAAAACGACCAGCCGATTTGGGGTCGAATACGATTCGCTCGCCGATCTGGTCTCTTTTGGCGTCGCGCCCGGCCTGCTCATCTACTCTTGGGCGCTCAGCGGATACGGTCGCCTCGGCTGGGTGGCGGTCTTTCTCTACATCGTTTGCGGCGCCTTGCGCTTGGCCCGCTTCAACGTCCAGGTCTCCGGACCGGAGGCAAAGGACTTCGTCGGCCTCCCCATTCCAGCGGCGGCGAGCCTCATCGCCACCTCGGTCATGCTCGACAGCTATATCCTTCATTTCGGGAAAGAGATCCGCCCTGCACTCATCCTGAGCCTCACCTATATTTTGGCTTTTTTGATGGTCAGCAGCATCCGTTATCGGAGCTTTAAGAAGCTGAATCTCCGCGATCGAAAACCGTTCAGCCTTTTGGTGAGCCTCGTCCTTGTCAGCCTGGTGCTCGTCACCGCCCCGCAGGTGATGCTCTTCTCCATCATTGCCCTCTACGTTCTCTCCGGAATCGCCGAGCGGCCGGTCGTCGCCCTCTACCGCCGCTTTTCAAAAAAATCGGCCGAGACAGGCGCGCCACCGGAAGAGATCGAGGATATCGAGGACAAGGAGATCATCCTTAAACATTAA
- a CDS encoding phosphatidylserine decarboxylase family protein, producing MKETQFIIVKEGFIFILIGAALTLLGALFLGTAGGVLFGAVTLFCIWFFRDPHRDIPQDEGLLVSPADGEIVDISKTDEGRFLQKPAIKISIFLNIFNVHVNRAPIAGKVIGVFYNAGRFFAANAPKASLENEQNAVVLETASGKRIVCIQIAGLIARRIVCWIKEGSALNRGERFGLIRFGSRVDLFLPIETEVQVSLGQQVRGGETIIGVLR from the coding sequence ATGAAAGAAACACAATTTATTATTGTAAAAGAAGGGTTTATTTTTATCCTCATCGGCGCGGCTCTGACGCTGCTCGGCGCTCTTTTTCTCGGAACGGCCGGCGGTGTGCTCTTCGGTGCGGTAACCCTCTTTTGCATCTGGTTTTTTAGAGACCCTCATCGGGATATCCCTCAGGATGAGGGGCTTTTGGTATCGCCGGCCGATGGGGAGATCGTCGATATTTCCAAGACCGACGAAGGCCGCTTTCTACAAAAACCGGCGATCAAGATCAGTATTTTTTTGAATATTTTTAATGTTCATGTAAACCGGGCCCCGATCGCCGGCAAGGTGATTGGAGTCTTCTACAACGCCGGCCGCTTCTTCGCCGCCAACGCTCCCAAGGCCTCCTTGGAGAACGAGCAAAATGCGGTCGTGTTGGAAACCGCTTCTGGAAAGCGGATCGTCTGCATCCAGATTGCCGGGCTGATTGCCCGACGGATCGTTTGCTGGATTAAAGAAGGGAGCGCGCTCAATCGCGGTGAGCGATTCGGACTGATCCGGTTCGGCTCCCGTGTCGATCTCTTCCTTCCGATTGAGACGGAAGTTCAGGTCTCCTTGGGACAACAGGTCCGGGGGGGAGAGACCATCATAGGAGTCTTAAGATGA
- the ilvC gene encoding ketol-acid reductoisomerase yields MKIYYDQDADTSLLREKQLAIIGYGSQGHAHALNLLDSGLKVVIGLREGQSWDKATRSGLKVMPVADAVKASDIIMILTPDELTGDLYAADIASNLKTGAFLAFAHGFNIHFGQVVPRKDINVFMVAPKGPGHLVRSEFTKGSGVPALIAIHQDPSGQTKAIALAYAKGIGGTRAGVLETNFREETETDLFGEQTVLCGGLTSLIAAGYETLVEAGYSPEMAYFECLHEVKLIVDLIYEGGISNMRYSISNTARYGDLTRGPRIVTEETKKEMKKILNEIQSGQFAKEWILENRARRPVFNALARRGEAHPIEQVGERLRAMMPWLKKDRLVDRNKN; encoded by the coding sequence ATGAAAATCTATTATGACCAAGACGCCGACACTTCTCTCTTAAGGGAGAAACAACTCGCGATCATCGGTTATGGCAGCCAAGGCCATGCCCATGCCTTGAACCTCCTCGACAGCGGGCTCAAGGTCGTCATCGGCCTGCGCGAGGGACAGTCGTGGGACAAGGCCACCCGGTCCGGCTTGAAGGTCATGCCGGTCGCCGATGCGGTGAAGGCTTCCGACATCATCATGATTCTCACCCCGGATGAGCTGACCGGCGACCTCTATGCCGCCGACATCGCTTCCAACCTCAAGACCGGCGCCTTTTTGGCGTTTGCCCACGGATTTAATATTCACTTCGGGCAGGTCGTTCCGCGTAAAGATATCAATGTATTCATGGTGGCTCCGAAGGGCCCGGGCCATCTGGTTCGGTCCGAGTTCACCAAGGGAAGTGGTGTTCCGGCGTTGATTGCCATCCATCAAGACCCCTCCGGCCAGACCAAAGCGATCGCCCTCGCTTATGCCAAAGGAATCGGGGGAACTCGCGCCGGTGTGTTGGAGACCAACTTCCGGGAAGAGACGGAGACCGATCTTTTTGGAGAGCAGACGGTGCTCTGCGGCGGCCTGACCTCGCTAATTGCAGCCGGGTATGAGACGCTGGTCGAGGCGGGTTACTCTCCGGAGATGGCTTACTTTGAATGTCTCCATGAGGTCAAGCTCATCGTTGATCTGATTTACGAAGGGGGCATTTCCAACATGCGGTATTCGATCTCGAATACGGCACGTTACGGCGATCTGACGCGCGGACCCCGAATTGTCACCGAGGAAACAAAAAAAGAGATGAAAAAGATCTTAAACGAGATCCAAAGCGGTCAGTTCGCCAAAGAGTGGATCTTGGAGAATCGCGCCAGGCGGCCGGTTTTCAACGCACTCGCCCGCCGAGGTGAAGCTCATCCGATCGAGCAGGTCGGTGAACGTCTTCGCGCCATGATGCCGTGGCTGAAGAAGGACCGCCTCGTCGATCGGAATAAGAACTAA
- the ilvN gene encoding acetolactate synthase small subunit → MQHIISVLVENKFGVLSRVAGLFSGRGFNIESLSVGPTLDPTVSMMTIVTEGDDRIIEQITKQLNKLVDIIKVVDLTEKEYLERETALIKIHTRPEDRAEALRIADIFRAKIVDSTANTYTIEITGDVKKMDAIINLLRPLGIKELVRTGRIAIAREEIKVVSVKEDRDRKVLSK, encoded by the coding sequence ATGCAACATATTATTTCTGTTTTGGTCGAAAATAAATTCGGCGTCCTCTCACGCGTGGCCGGTCTTTTCTCCGGCCGGGGCTTTAATATCGAGAGTCTCTCGGTAGGACCGACGCTCGATCCGACGGTATCGATGATGACGATCGTCACGGAAGGAGATGACCGGATTATCGAGCAGATTACCAAACAACTCAATAAGCTGGTCGATATCATCAAGGTCGTCGATCTGACCGAAAAAGAATACCTCGAGCGGGAAACGGCATTGATCAAAATTCATACCCGTCCCGAAGACCGGGCGGAAGCGCTCCGTATCGCCGATATTTTCCGGGCGAAGATCGTCGACTCCACAGCCAACACCTACACCATCGAAATCACCGGGGATGTCAAAAAAATGGATGCGATTATCAACCTCCTCCGGCCGCTTGGGATCAAGGAGCTCGTCCGGACCGGCCGCATCGCCATCGCCCGTGAAGAGATTAAAGTGGTTTCCGTCAAAGAAGACCGCGACCGAAAGGTCCTATCAAAATAA